A single Lactuca sativa cultivar Salinas chromosome 8, Lsat_Salinas_v11, whole genome shotgun sequence DNA region contains:
- the LOC111907657 gene encoding small ubiquitin-related modifier 1 translates to MSAHGGDGGLTQEDEKKPLDQAAHINLKVKGQEGNEVFFRIKRSTQLKKLMNAYCERQSLEMNSIAFLFDGRRLRAEQTPDELEMEEGDEIDAMLHQTGGGI, encoded by the exons ATGTCGGCACACGGAGGAGACGGCGGACTAACTCAAGAAGATGAGAAGAAGCCGCTAGATCAGGCGGCGCACATCAATCTCAAGGTTAAGGGTCAG GAAGGGAACGAGGTGTTCTTCAGGATCAAGCGAAGCACACAGCTGAAGAAATTAATGAATGCCTACTGTGAAAGACAATCACTGGAGATGAACTCTATTGCTTTTCTATTTGATGGCCGACGTCTTCGAGCTGAACAAACTCCTGATGAG CTTGAGATGGAGGAAGGTGATGAAATTGATGCAATGCTGCATCAAACAGGAGGTGGGATCTAA